The genome window CCGGAAATgtggcggcaaggtcggTGAGTTACCTCACAAGACCCCCACAGCGACACGtagctgacgacagacgGTGAGACCGTCTACTTCTGCGGCAACTCGCTTGGTCTGCTCAACAAGCGTGCGCGACAGCACATGATGGAGGAGCTTGATGTGTGGTCCACGAGTGCTGTCACCGGCCACTTCAAGCACCCACACGGCCGGCCGTGGAAGACGCTCGCCGACCCCATGCTGCCCGTCAttgccaagctcctcggcgccaaggAGTCCGAGTGCGCCCACTCGTCAACCCTCACGACCAACATGCACACCCTCCTGACGACGTGGTACGCGCCCACACCCAAGCGGTGGAAGATTGTCATTGAGCGTGGCGCGTTCCCCTCGGACTGGGTGAGTTTGCTGCCGGAGACTCtgatggggaggggatcCACCGTGACTGTGATAGACCTGACTGACTCCAGTACGCCGCCCAGTCGCACCCCGGGCTCCACCGCAACGTGCTCTCGGACGAGCAGATCGAGAACGCCATCTTGGCCGTTGAGCcccgcgagggcgaggagcttctCCGCACCGTGGACATCCtcaaggtcatcgaggACAACAAGGATGAGATTGCGCTCGTGTGGCTTCCCATGGTCCAGTACTACACTGGCCAGGTGCTCGACATTGCCCCCATGGTCAAGAAGACGCACGAGGCAGGCGCCCTCTTTGGCCTCGACATGGCCCACGGTATCGGAAACATCAAGATGCACCTCGACGACTGGGGAGTCGACTTTGCCGTTTGGTGCACGTACAAGTACCTGAACTCTGGGCCTGGTGGGACTGGCGGCTTCTTCATCCGCGAGGGGCTGTCGGACAACGGGCGGCGCCTGGCCGGCTGGTGGGGAGTCAACCCCAAGACCCGCTTCGACATGACCGAGGAGTTTGACCCCACCCCGGGCGCGCAGGGCTACATGCAGTCGAACACTGGTGTGCTCGGTTCCATCCCCCTGCTCGCTACCCTCGAGTTGATTGACAAGGTCAACTTTGACAACCTCCGCGCCAAGGGTGACCGCCTCACTGGTGCTCTTGACGCTCTTCTCAAGCAGTCCAAGTACTATATCCCCGCCGACAAGCTGccgaaggaggaggacgacacCAAGATCGGATTCCACATCATTACGCCCGAGCTGCCCAACCGCGGCAGCCAGCTGTCGCTCTTCATCCACccggccaagaagggcatCATGCCCCGCGTGTTTGAGAAGATGGTTGACCGgggcctcgtcggcgacgagcgcttCCCCTATGTCATCCGCCTCGCCCCCATGGCCCTGTACAACACGTTCCAGGACGTCGGCCGGGCTGCCGAgatcgtcgaggaggccctcgccgaggtcgaggccgagggtCTTGGCAAGTAGATTGTATGCCTGTATCTATAGGTGGTCCGGTTCGAGTGGGTTCCAGTGATGCATATCATACATTGTACATGGGGCAACATGATTGTCCTGGCTGGTTCGGCCGAGAGTATTCGTATTCGAGGGTATCAATTGTTCAACAGAAGAAGAGAATGTAAGAGTCGGGTGGGTGGGAGCTTGGTGGGCAGTACTGGGGCACGCCAATAAGCGAATCGAACCAATTGACCAGGGTCACGATCCGCGGCGCTTGCCGCTCCCTTTCGCATATGGGAATGGGAACGCGAGTGCCTAAGCTTTGACGGGAATGGTGTAAGGCGGCGGTGAGTCGGCCAACGACCGTGACCTCTCCCGAAG of Cutaneotrichosporon cavernicola HIS019 DNA, chromosome: 4 contains these proteins:
- the BNA5 gene encoding uncharacterized protein (Catalyzes the cleavage of L-kynurenine (L-Kyn) and L-3- hydroxykynurenine (L-3OHKyn) into anthranilic acid (AA) and 3- hydroxyanthranilic acid (3-OHAA), respectively) encodes the protein MTVNAPTKDQLKQWDEEDPLNWTRAEFEIPDARKCGGKVDGETVYFCGNSLGLLNKRARQHMMEELDVWSTSAVTGHFKHPHGRPWKTLADPMLPVIAKLLGAKESECAHSSTLTTNMHTLLTTWYAPTPKRWKIVIERGAFPSDWYAAQSHPGLHRNVLSDEQIENAILAVEPREGEELLRTVDILKVIEDNKDEIALVWLPMVQYYTGQVLDIAPMVKKTHEAGALFGLDMAHGIGNIKMHLDDWGVDFAVWCTYKYLNSGPGGTGGFFIREGLSDNGRRLAGWWGVNPKTRFDMTEEFDPTPGAQGYMQSNTGVLGSIPLLATLELIDKVNFDNLRAKGDRLTGALDALLKQSKYYIPADKLPKEEDDTKIGFHIITPELPNRGSQLSLFIHPAKKGIMPRVFEKMVDRGLVGDERFPYVIRLAPMALYNTFQDVGRAAEIVEEALAEVEAEGLGK